A window of the Choristoneura fumiferana chromosome 30, NRCan_CFum_1, whole genome shotgun sequence genome harbors these coding sequences:
- the LOC141444712 gene encoding uncharacterized protein: protein MASTTLKLNTMKVEEENSLDSLLACRICLASDGKLFNIRERGLEQVFVDIMGATLSVCDGFPQHVCVWCRALLLRARELRARCQRAEHLLKDALIHQHYITTSFIRSIDRASHKLTHTYSQNCNNRDIYVMNHEDLQTYTQKSNPNWEVPIGNDTEMDIKDFDTNDDYDVKFDPSQDKEDDLIDPMPHDTPQASIVESSNNTVKDPMPHDTPQANIVESSNKTIKDPMPHDTPQPNIVESSNKTIKEERVLKRKKVVTNNTEKTNRKAKKKKGQTGDHPRLIPFSTKEHYKAFEEKYNFKIVALSEEEMVKEMEARKDAVTYKNSDFKCDMCFKGFFSSRTHEKHMKTHDPARRHACRLCGCRYFTPASLRRHTQSAHQLKFTCRQCGEDITGKLSAELHAAFHAGATFKCDHCDQQFLKKTSRSTHMRLRHPSEIADGGTCEQCGETFLSSMGLRRHKTWSHDILPNIPTLRCRTCKVRFESQDAIEKHRQEQPGGKCDDRHSSCPRCGEVCANEQDLLTHRMEQHGLEVFTCDMCGKSFESRSSVETHMDRVHFLIQPPKLRGRRHHPRLARDAAPVCEHCGKHYQSMAQLKTHLNTHTGIRPFKCTLCPKTYLTVQGLKAHEPFHTGARKWRCKECDATFMHQSSLYQHRRSQIHSGERAYQCHICSKTFTQSGSLQTHIKYVHMKMQPPPRKRNKKTAA, encoded by the exons ATGGCGTCGACAACGTTGAAATTAAATACGATGAAGGTGGAAGAGGAAAATAGCTTGGACAGCTTGCTGGCTTGCCGCATTTGCCTGGCCAGCGATGGAAAGTTGTTTAACATTCGGGAACGGGGCCTCGAACAAGTGTTTGTGGATATAATGGGAGCTACG TTGTCGGTGTGTGACGGGTTCCCGCAGCACGTTTGCGTGTGGTgccgcgcgctgctgctgcgggCCCGagagctgcgcgcgcgctgccAGCGAGCGGAACACCTGCTCAAGGATGCACTCATCCATCAACACTAT ATCACAACAAGCTTCATTAGAAGTATAGACAGAGCTTCACACAAACTGACACACACATATTCCCAAAATTGCAACAACAGAGACATTTATGTTATGAACCATGAGGACttacagacatacacacaaaaAAGTAACCCCAACTGGGAAGTTCCTATAGGAAATGACACTGAAATGGACATAAAAGACTTTGACACCAATGATGATTATGACGTCAAATTTGATCCTAGTCAAGACAAAGAAGATGATTTGATAGATCCTATGCCACATGACACTCCTCAAGCTAGTATAGTAGAGAGTAGTAACAATACAGTCAAAGATCCTATGCCACATGATACTCCTCAAGCTAATATAGTAGAGAGTAGTAACAAAACAATCAAAGATCCTATGCCACATGACACTCCTCAACCTAATATAGTAGAGAGTAGTAACAAAACAATCAAAGAGGAGAGagttttgaaaagaaaaaaagttgtGACAAATAATACGGAGAAAACAAATCGtaaagctaaaaaaaagaagGGACAAACGGGCGACCATCCAAGGTTAATACCATTCTCTACCAAAGAACATTATAAGGCATTTGAAGAGAAATATAATTTCAAGATTGTAGCTCTATCTGAAGAGGAAATGGTGAAAGAAATGGAAGCAAGGAAGGATGCTGTTACCTATAAGAACTCTGATTTTAAGTGTGATATGTGCTTTAAAGGTTTCTTTTCTTCAAGAACTCATGAAAAACATATGAAGACTCATGATCCG GCGCGGCGGCACGCGTGCCGGCTGTGCGGCTGTCGGTACTTCACGCCGGCCAGCCTGCGCCGCCACACGCAGAGCGCGCACCAGCTCAAGTTCACCTGCCGGCAGTGCGGCGAGGACATCACTGGCAA GTTGAGCGCGGAGCTGCACGCGGCGTTCCACGCGGGCGCCACCTTCAAGTGCGACCACTGCGACCAGCAGTTCCT TAAGAAGACATCTCGCAGCACGCACATGCGGCTGCGGCACCCGAGCGAGATAGCGGACGGCGGCACGTGCGAGCAGTGCGGAGAGACTTTCCTCAGCAGCATGGGGCTGCGTCGGCACAAGACCTGGTCGCACGACATACTG CCCAATATCCCGACGCTGCGCTGCCGCACGTGTAAGGTCCGCTTCGAGTCGCAGGACGCCATCGAGAAACATCGCCAAGAGCAGCCCGGCGGCAAGTGCGACGACAGACACAG TTCGTGTCCTCGATGTGGCGAGGTGTGTGCGAACGAACAGGATCTGCTGACGCATCGGATGGAACAGCACGGACTGGAGGTGTTTACGTGTGACATG TGCGGCAAGTCGTTCGAGTCGCGCAGCTCCGTGGAGACGCACATGGACCGCGTGCACTTCCTGATCCAGCCGCCCaagctgcgcgggcgccgccaccACCCGCGCCTCGCCCGGGACGCCGCCCCCGTCTGCGAACACTGCGGGAAGCACTACCAG TCTATGGCGCAACTCAAGACACATCTGAACACACATACGGGCATACGGCCTTTTAAATGTACTCTCTGTCCCAAAACGTATCTGACTGTACAAGGACTGAAA GCGCACGAGCCGTTCCACACGGGGGCGCGCAAGTGGCGCTGCAAGGAGTGTGACGCCACCTTCATGCACCAGTCCTCGCTCTACCAGCACCGCCGCTCG CAAATACACAGCGGCGAGAGAGCGTACCAGTGCCACATCTGCTCTAAAACTTTCACGCAGTCGGGCTCGCTGCAGACACACATCAAATACGTGCACATGAAGATGCAACCGCCACCGCGCAAGCGGAACAAGAAGACTGCCGCCTGA